In the genome of Lactuca sativa cultivar Salinas chromosome 3, Lsat_Salinas_v11, whole genome shotgun sequence, the window CTTACAAGTTGTTTTTCTGATATTTAATTCCAAGTCATAAGCTATGTCATTCGTTCACTTTCATTAGCCGATTGACCCTAACGAGAATTGAACAAAAGTGTAAAGTAGTTGagtttttttagaaaaaagatGTTAGGTTCGTTGGGTTTCttgaacaaacaaaacataatTGTGGTTTTTTAAACGATTTGAAAACTTCGGTGGGCTTATAAGTCATTTTTCTGGTGGTGTTACGGTGGGGGATTTCATCTGTTGTATTCTATATCCTATAACGTATCATGTAAATAAGAATAAAGAGAGGTGTGGTCGTGTAGTGGTTGGTTGATCAAGTGGATGGTTTTCACAAGATAGTAAACAATGAAGAGCATGACAGCGGTTTAGGTTTCTAGAGTGAGGAATAGAGATAATGGACAATTTTTaaggaaataaaaaaataaagtggGGAAATTTGTTGGAAAGCAAAAAAGAAAAGTGGAAATTTTGGGGACTTTGAAATTTTGAGAAATTTAGAAGTtagaaaaatcaaattttaaaaaagtgtttgattttgaaaagagaaattaaattaaCTTCTACTATTTCTTCCTACTAATATGCCTACCCACTATAATCATGACACATGTCATCCTCTTATTTTTTTCATCGACATCTTCCATTATCTTCTACATTCTATTGATCTTCAATTGACACCTCCACTCGCTTCTACTCATCTTCAATCGTTATTGATCTTCAATCTACACCCCTACTTGCTTCTACTGATCTTCAATCACTGCTGATCTTCAATCGACACCCTCAATCGTTGCCTCTTAGTCTTAAATTGACATCGCCAATCGATACAGATTTATCATCAGCACAAGGGGAGCGATTGATACTCCGATTCTGTTGTTGTTGACAGGTTGGATTCTGATTGGAATGCATCGAACCTTGTATTGATCCACTCGAGGTTTCTGTGGAATTCCACTATGTATTTTGGTAGAACTGTTGCCTGTGTAATTTGAAGAATGCAGTAAAACCCATAAACGAAGATCaaataaaagatttttttgaAGACCAACAAGGAGTAAATCAATTTGTTGATTTTTAGCCATAAGTTTATCGAAATTTAAATGTTATTATCCATAAATGGAATTTGAAGGAGATATTGTATGacattttttttaccaattgAATGAGTTTGCTGGTGCCAATATTTTTCTGTTGATATAATCTGGAAACTAATTTGCAATTGAATATTCAATCGTTCATGATGTCATGGAATGTGTTTATCACATAATTTTTGGTCTTGCTTTATCAAGCTTAAATGTTTGGAGGAACTTGTGCAGATGGCTACAAAACCACTTATAATCGCTGCAATAGCATTGACAAAGAAGGAAATGGACATGGTCATTAGGCAGAAACAACACACCATTTGGGTTCGATATCAATTATTGTATTAAACTAAGCTCATGTATCTATTCTTTGTTAGAGATAGCATTGGTTTTGTTACTTTTCCTGTTAAGTATCAATGTGTTGTGTTTTGAGCTTTCAAAGGGGATATCTTGGTAGTTGTTGTCACTATGGGTACCAAGGTCATATACTTGATCTAGAAAgtgtttttgtgtcaaacaaaGTTCAATGTATCTATTCTTTCTTCTAGATGATATTATTAAAATGTTCATTAGTTTCATTTCTCATATGGACACAAATGCCCCTGTATTGTATTTTGTAAACCGGGACAAAAATGGCCAAAGGtttcattttgttaaatattttGACATAAATGCCCCTCTATTTGGAACTCCTTTTTATAATTTGTCCCACTTTTTACTttgaaagtgcattgctattcTTCATTCAATTTTTAAAGTGCATTTCTATTTTTGGTTCCATTTGTATGTATCATGTAAAACTCTATTGGTATGCATCATAGGAAACTTAAGAAAAGTACACATTGCAACATCTTTTGAACCTCAAAGAAATAAAATCATAATTATTCCAAAAATGACCAATTTGCCTTTTATTTTGAAACCAAGAAATCTAATTCTTAATACTTTCACAATCCCAATCGGTTCTTTCAAAATAACTAATCTAAAAATAACTAAAACTGAAAATCAGTCTTTTCCTCATATTCATCGGTCTTTCTTGTTCAAACTGGTGCATTAAGATCAAATTGGTAGTTCGGCTCATCCTTATAGGAAATTTCTCCATGCTCGCGACTTGGACCCATTGGATCTTTTTGTATGTTATCCGTTTTTTCAAGTACCTAAAAAAACGCAGttattaaaaactatattaaacaaaaaaaattctaaaTAGATAAAATATTACATTTTTCTTTCTATTCTTCTTCATAACCCGTTCTGCTCTAGATTCTTTTCTCTTGGATGGTGGATGACCTTTACTACGTACTTGCAAGGGTGGTAACAATTTTTTAGTCGAGTCTGGAACACAAACATCTTCAACTATCCAATTTACGTTACTACTACAACCCCAAAATGAATCATCATTTAACTTTTCTTTAGCCATATTTATACAATTTACCAAGTATTCATACTTTTCGTGAGAATTAGCAATATGCGCAACCTCATAAAAATTGCAACACAAGTAGTCAGACTGTTTAGCATTTTCACCACTCATCAAATCTTCATAACAATTTATCACCGAGTGGTGTCCATGGTTCACATCCTTCCTCCACTGAGACAAAATAAATCGTGGATGAATTTCTTTAACATCCTTCTCAATCAATATCTTCACCATATGCCTAAAAATAATTCCGTGAAACTCAAACGAATGACAAGAACATTGTACATCAAATGCAATTGCATCATACCTAACGGCATAaacaattctttttttaaatctcCATGTTTCCCTTCGATAATATCTATGACACAAAACACATATTGTGCACCATCCACTTTGACCAATAAAAAATTGCAAAACAACATACCCCGTAACTCATCTTGAAACAACTTAAAAATTGCATTTGTGTACGCCTCCTGAAACTGCCTCTAAAAAAAGCCAAGTTACTAACTTATATGAAGAATTAAGAGGCTCAAAATCAGCCTTATTTTCTTTCTCAATTTTGCTTTTTAGCGCATTGTCATATTGCTCAACAAATTGTTGTAATGATGTTTTAGAATTAACAcacacatcaaaaaaaaaaaaaaaagcattcaTGCTTTCACTTCGTTGTGTAGTAGACATCCCTGCCCAAAAGTTTACTTTTACATATATCGGCACCCAACGACTTCGATCGTTGAATAAAGAGCATAACCACtcatttttttcaaatctatgttTTTCAACCAACTTGCACCACCCATCTTCAAACTTTTGAGTGTCCGTAGACTCATACACAAGGGTTTTTTAGAGTCTTCTTTATTACTTTATATTGATCCAACCTACTTAATTTTTTTCaggaatctttttcataataTGCCAAAGACAAAGACGATGATGAGATTCGGGGAATACCTATGCCACAGCTCCTTGCATTGACCGACATTGATCTGTTATTATTGCTTTTGGTGCCCTTCCATTCATGCATTCTAACCATGACTTGAATAACCATACATATGTTTTTGTATCCTCTCGAGAAAGCAAACCACATCCAAATAAGATAGATTGTCCATGGTGATTTACTCCAACAAAAGGTGCAAACTAAATATTATATTTGTTCATCAAATATGTGTTGTCATATGAAATAACATCTCCGAATCACTCGTAGGCTGCCCTAGACCTTGCATCTGCCCAAAATACATTTTGCATATGACCTTCATCATCCATGTCAATCACATAGAAAAAATTTGAACTTCTTTTTTGCATACGGACAAAATAATTACGAAGTGCCTCGGCATCCCCTTGTCCAAGTCTTAGTTGTCTTACTTTTGCAATGTAAGATCTACAATCTATCTCGCTAAATGGCAAATTGTCATACCCTTTCGCTTCAACAAGTAACGAATGAAAACTTTTGTTGGATGGAATTCCAGCATAATCATTCAACTCAAGTCTTCTCTTGGCATATGAATCCATTTTCTTATGTGATCGATGAAAACGAGATTTTTGGGGACTTAAAGCATGGTTATGTTCAAGAAAAACACGAGAGATAGTACATCTTCCATCACCATATGCAATTACACAAATTTTTGCTTGACAATTTGTTTTAGAAGACTTTAGATATGGTTTGTTTGTCTTAGGCTCATATACACCTCCTCTGGAACATCCGAGTAGTATGTTGTGGCAATACATTTTTTTGTTCTTGTACTAGCTTTCCGTACACCAAATCCAATCTGGTATGTGTATTTATTAAAGTAATCTTCAAGTTCGTTTTCTGAATCAAACATCATTCCAACTTTAGGAATGTTTTCATCTTGAGGATTGAGAATTGTATCCCCTTCACCTAAATCCGCATCCTCCATACTGATCAAAGACTATATCAACAATAAAACAAAGATTTTATTAACAACAAACCAACTAATCAAACCAGAGACTGTTtcaacaataaaataaaaattgtattAACAATAAAGAAGATAATCATACCAGCGGGGCAgcgataatataaaaaaaaaaattacatgttGCCTTACTTTTTGTTCTATGATGGCTATGGATGTCGATGTCGATGTCAATGTGTGCAGCAGAGAAAAACGAGAACAATCAGATGAGGAGAATCAATCGAGAATAGGGTTGGAGCCGTATGGAAGAAACTAGTTACATGATTTTACTTCTTGTTGTTTATGtgaatcttatttttattttttaaattttcaattacCTCATTAAGAGTATTATAGGGATATCAACTAAAATTAAATTGAATTAGAGAATGATGACATGCGTCATGATTCTAATGGGTAGGCATATTAGTAAAAGAAATAGTAGGAagtaatttaatttctctttcgAAAACTATGACCACTTTTTACTCACGCAATTAATAAAAGTTGTGACTAattcttttacatttttttaatatttaactgTGACTATAGAACATTTATAatgacatgttttttttttcttttatcgtTAGTATTTTCAACTTTATGGCACACACATAAATAATTAAGTTACTATCATAAAATACTTTTAGTTGCAGATGATTTTTTAATCAGTGATAAGAAGGTACTTATAAGcacatattttatttttcttttattgtaaatatttttatttttagaaatacaTAAATAACTTTAAACGTGACAATTGATGACATTTTGTTATAATAATCGTTTGTCACACTTGTTATATAAAACAGTGAATAAAAATGTGAACATAGTTTACAATGGTGAAGGCTTTAGCTAATATTTGACTAAAACATTACAAAGATTTAGTTAATGACTTTTAATGACATAATTCACCAAAACCATGACAACACTGTTCCGGTCACCATATGCCATTTTAGTATTGGTGACATAATAAATGTTTTGCAttgggtttttgattttttttaacaaaatgttCGAAAAAAACTTCATTtggaatatttttaatttttaatttaagacaaaaaaaaaaaacactttaaataAAGTAGTTAATAGTTTTTGAaatcttttatttttagtttttatttaatttaatatatttaaaaacaaaCAATTATTTTTACCAATCATTTGATAGTTAGTTAACCACTCCTAGTAAACATGCTTGTATATGGtaacaacaaaacaaaaaaaaactttatggGGCACAAACAAAAAAATCACATAAATATGTGAAGCTTCATGCGATGAAACAAACATTGATACTTCAATGAAGAAATTGAATATCCAACATGAAATAGGTTTCTGCAGCAAAACGTTCGGTGACCTTTGATGAGCACAACGTTGGTGGCTTTAAACAATGAAGATTTTTTGAAAACGTTTTTTTTATCAATGAAGGCTTTTGAAGACGGTTTTTTAATTAGATAAAACTGATTTTCCACAACTAGATTTTacgaaaaattcgattttttatcCAAAAGGCTTCGCTAATTCCTTAGAAGCCCCAAAATTATTGTTTTACCTATTTAAAAATAGTATATGTTTTTGATTCATTTGCATTTACCACACCGATCTAAATTGTTTCTAATattctaacctagactattatttTTGCAATATTGTATTCTAGATTATTTACTTTTTTATAATTTCAAATTAAACATATACCCTCACTAATTTTTGTTGGTACCAATCACCGGAAACAAAGATTTACACAAACTAGGATGTAACTGAAGTTTCTGATTTAGATAGAAATACGAATGAGTAATAACCATTTAACATTTAATTTCAATATTGAACCTGATTAAAATATTAAACATATCGACTTAATTTGTATTAGCAACGAGTGTCACCACAATAACAATAACTATTACTACAATGTTGCTCACTCACATCACACGAACAGTACATTTGGCATTGACCATCGGTTTGGCATGGATAGCCAGGACCTGAAGGCCCACTCGGAGGAGACGGGGTGACTTTTGGCTTCGATGGAAAACTTGTGAAACCTAATAATGATAAACAATATAAACAATATAACATCATTTgatataaaacaaaataaaaaatgacCAAACTTATATCATGCTAATATATATCCCAATTCTTGTATACTTGTAATAGATACGGGGATTTGGGAAATGATAGATGATACGCTGTTTCGAACCTGATGCGGAGACGCacacaagaagaaagaagcatGTCAAGATAACCTTCACCATTTTTATATGCTGTAGaataatattgtatatttttTTCTTGGGATCGGCTATTTATATAGTGGAGGGATGGAATTGGGAAGATGAGATTTTGGAAGATATTGACTATTGATTGTATCATTTCTGTCATTTTTAAGGTAAATCAAATCATCACCTTAAATTATGGATTGACTCGTTTATTTACTTTTATATAGTTTCCATTTTGTTCAGCTATAAAAGTTGGAATGAAACACCGTATTTAAATAAATTTAGGTTTTTAATAAGAATATTCATTAATATGGTTAGAATATGTAGGAAGTAACGAtagttttccatatatataagattgaTAAGCAACACAATAGTTGTCGAAAAAGAAGCTAAtgcaaatattatttatatacaagtttattttacattaagttttatgattattaaaatgtcaaatttcataaaaatcaatgtatatattttgattttatttttatttttttgtttaccCACATATTTCCCCCCCACCCCCGGTTTAACCACATAGaaaaattctaaattttttcaatTAGCGAatcaacattatatatatatatatatatatatatatatatatatatatatatatatatatatatatatatatatatatatatatatatatatatatatatatatatatattaaaaagttCAATTGACAACCATAATTATGGGTTATTCAatgaaccaaatcttttttttaaatttctagagcttattatttatcgaaaaaatatgtaaattcatatattaacattgtgaatgtgaaaaatatttttcggattcacgttGTTAATTTAACGtaaaaaaaaattttgaattttatatcattggaaaaaggataaaaagttatgaatttctgtatttttggttttttttttttttgataaaaaataagttttaaaagttgaaaaaaagattggttccttggttaataatggttctctattgaacatcaccatatatatatatatatatatatatatatatatatatatatatatatatatatatatatatatatatatatatatatatatatatatatatatatatactagatgtgatcctcatgtattacatgggtgtatttaaaacaattaaatatgtataaacatttgacaaatttaaatttataagaaaaatgagaaaaatattgaattactaaaattaaagtatttttttctcttttaaatttaaacaaatttacataaaataatcaaagcaaattaatgagattttattttaaaattttgaaattataaggaaagtccattaatgaaattgatatcatttattgttaaatttaaatatcatatgaaatttaataaaataggaaaacgacaaaattacatatggaataaaaattaattcaaaataaccataaaatgacatatggcacagtctcagccggcagccaagcgggccaaggccgctgatcccaaaccagggagccagaagggccgcacttgcgggaagtgcggcaagggtcatgatggagtctgccgagcgggatcttgctacaaatgtggcaaggaggggcatatggccaaggattgccccaaggggtttgcagtgtgttttcactgcaaccagaccggacaccggaaggccgagtgtccgcagttgcgcggagcatctcagggatctgctcctgccgccatcagagctacagagagtcggcctgtgaaggtcgAAGCGCCGAGAGAtcgagggagagctttccagctgactgcggaggaggtccgcgctgcgcccgatgttgtggctggtatgtttcctttcatgtatttattttgatgttgagatattatgcttatattatgttatgcgtaggtactttccttgtgaactctgtacctgctttagtgttatttgactctggTGCgattcggtcttttgtatctttggcctttagtcagcatatcagtgttagccgtgaggcattgagtcggcctctgagagtttccatagctgacgatagagtgatttgtgccacggaggttctccggggatgtgtatgagagattttcggggttgagttttcgattgatctgattcctattgcgatgggtgatgtctgtgtaattgtgggcatggactggttgagccgattcggcgcggttatcgactgtgagcgtcagctggtgaccatacgaaaccctagtgggggagttctttcagtgtacggcgagggtacacgttcaggatcagctttttgttcggccgctagggcgaggcagtgtctacagcagggttgtaagggttttgtggcgtatgtgatggatacgcgggtggcttccgaaagaccgagttcagttgaggagattccggtggtgcgtgagtttccagatgtttttcctgaggagttaccgggtgtgcctcctgcgaggcaagtggagttcagtattgatttggttccgggggccgcgcctatcgctaaggtgccttatcgtcttgcacctctagagatgcaaaagttatcctcgcagcttcaggagctgctggggaaggggtttattcggccgagcagctcaccgtggggagcgcctatcctgttcgtcaagaagaaggatggttcacatcggatgtgaattgactaccgggagttgaacaagctgacggtcaagaaccgttacccgttaccgaggatcgacgatttattcgatcagttgcagggagcatcttggttctccaagatcgatttgaggtcgggatatcatcaggtgagagtgcgggatgaggacgtccagaagacagcgttcaggacgcgatatgggcattatgagtttgtggtgatgccttttgagcTCACCAATGCcgcggctgtgttcatggatctcatgaacagggtatgcagaccgatgttggatcggtcggtgattgtatttatcgatgatattctggtatattcgagatcgagagagcagcatgaggagcatttgagggaggtccttggggttttgagatcggagaagctttatgcaaagttctccaagtgtgatttctggttgcgagaggttcagttcctaggacatcttgttaaccaggaagggattttggtcgatccggccaaggttgaggcggtgatgagttgggaggtgccgaagtcgccatctgagatcagaagtttccttgggttggcagggtattatcggagatttattaaggatttctccaagatcgtagtgccactcaccagattgacccggaagggtgtcgcgttctcatggggtcccgagcagcagacctcctttgagacacttcgccaaaggttgtgcgaagccccggtattatctctcccggaagggatggagcattttgtggtatattgtgatgcatcgattttggggctgggtgcggtgttgatgcagaggggtcatgtgatagcatatgcatcgaggcagttgaagcctcatgagacgaggtatcccatgcatgatctagagttgggggcagtagtgttcgctctcaagatttggcgtcactacttgtatggggttcggtgtacgatatacacagaccataagagtttgaagtacttgatggatcagcccaacctaaatatgcgacagaggaggtggttggatgtggtcaaggattatgattgtgagatcatgtaccacccaggcaaggctaatgtggtagccgatgcgttgagccgcagggcggagagcacaccactgcgagatgtatgtttgaggttgaccgtgatagctccggtactgGATGCCATTCATGGGGCACAGGCTAAGGCTGTGCAACTGGGGATgaagaagagggaacgggtcgttggtttggtttcagagttcgttacggatggtcgagggcttatgacttttcaaggtcggatttgggtaccgtttgtgggcggtacgcgtgctactttaatggaggaggctcatcggtcgaaattttcgatccatccgggggccacgaagatgtatttggaattgaggaaagagtattggtggccctgtatgaagagggacgtcgcctggtttgttgagaggtgcttgacctgccgcagggttaaggccgagcaccagagaccgcatggcaagttgcagccattggaggttcccgaatggaagtgggaacagatcactatggatttcatcaccaaattgccgaggactgccagaggagttgatgcaatttgggtgattgtggacaggttgacgaagagcgctcacttccttgccatcagtgagagttcttcagcggagaagttggcggagatatatgtgagagaagtggtatctcggcatggggtgccgatctcgattgtttcggaccgtgatgtgcgtttcacttccagattctagaagaaatttcatgaggagttgggtac includes:
- the LOC111904753 gene encoding uncharacterized protein LOC111904753 — protein: MDSYAKRRLELNDYAGIPSNKSFHSLLVEAKGYDNLPFSEIDCRSYIAKVRQLRLGQGDAEALRNYFVRMQKRSSNFFYVIDMDDEGHMQNFAPFVGVNHHGQSILFGCGLLSREDTKTYVWLFKSWYDAIAFDVQCSCHSFEFHGIIFRHMVKILIEKDVKEIHPRFILSQWRKDVNHGHHSVINCYEDLMSGENAKQSDYLCCNFYEVAHIANSHEKYEYLVNCINMAKEKLNDDSFWGCSSNVNWIVEDVCVPDSTKKLLPPLQVRSKGHPPSKRKESRAERVMKKNRKKNVLEKTDNIQKDPMGPSREHGEISYKDEPNYQFDLNAPV